TCTGAGTgcatatgaatttgttatgaatttttaaagtttcggtcaaacaactttgaccagaTGGAAGGGCATTCTTTCGATCTAAAGTGCTTtgtaggggcaaatttgagcacataaaaaatttaggggtaaatttgagtagtgggttcgagttaggggcacaaataTAAATGTCCCTTTGAAAAAACTAGTAAATACTACATGTGTCCAGTAGTAATCTAGGAAATTTGAGCTTATCAGAGGTGTGCAGATTTAGGAGATAATAACTATTTTCTAAACAGATCAAAATTTTAGTTTATTATTTGATATTAATGAAGGGAGACAAAGCTACATGGGGTTTGCTGTAAAAAACATTTACTTTACTTACGGTTAACTTTGAGACCACCCCATTTTCTTCTTGGATTTGCCACTACCTATGAGCACCTCGAGATACTAAGTCCGTAAATTTTGAGTTTGACAAAGTTACCATACACACGTTGTAGTCTACGCTCGTATTGTCAATGctgaaataaatccaaataaaggCGCGCACATGTGCCAAATTTAAGATACAAATTAAGTCGTACAAACATGCATAAGTCATATGTAAGTCCATCCCACTTAGAGGTTGATGTGAAAATTTATGTTCTCGGAACCATTTAAAAAATTCCTCACTATTAGTTGTAAAATGGACAAGTATTTAAAACTGAAACTAAGGTGTTATTTGTAGTTGGGCTTCAGGTCTGTTTTCTAAAGAATAATCAATGCAACACCATATTCCGAAATAAAAAGTGCAGGAAATGCTTTCTCATTTGATTTGTCTATGTGTGTATGACAGATGTGGGTATCTAATATGGGTTGCCTAGCTCACCAACTGTTGTTGGACAACTCGATCAAGCTAAGAGGCTTTGCTTGTGCTTATCTTCTTAAACCCCATCTTATTAATTGATAAGTTTATCAAGACGAGAAGAATAATGGTGTCTACCATTTGCTTTTCCCTAACCGGCCAACGTAACTGAATGATGCCTTCTCTAAGGCCCACTTCACATTTAATTTTGGTGACAATGATTGTGGTATGGTCCAAACATTGCGAATTTTTTGGATTTTCATTCATTCGAAATTTCCAACAAATATGCACAACCAGTTAAAGGCATctctaatactccctctgttcataaatataagTTGTTCTGGTTTTTCTGTGAATATAATCATGTTTTATTGTGTTTGTTCATTCATTTAAGTCCttatgtagttcatattaaaataatttaaaacatattatatttgtgaacggagggtgTAGCTTGTAATTTACTTTGGTCATGAAAATGTACTCCCTCTTGTCGGGTGCATAAATCGGACTCCTAGGTGAGTAAGCACGCGTGTGTTCTGTTAGTGGTAGATAATCGCGCATGATTATCGTTGTAAGCCAAAAGATGTTAGAAAAGAAAAAGACACTGTACTACCAGCTCTTGTACCCATGATTGGCCGCAAAAATGCGCGGTCAGTTCTGTGCGCACCACACCGACTCTACATTTAAATACGGCCAAAGAGGAGTAAAGCAAAGACAGTGGGGCCACGAGAATTGCCCGATACCAAACCTCCCTTTATAAGTTGCAGCCCGAGTCTACCGTGACACGCGACGCTCGCTCTCCTCCAGCAGCGAAGCATTGTCATACACAAAAGCATCTACAGGTCCAGAGTGACAGAGAATGGGCAGATGCCTCTCTTTTCTACTCCTCCTGGGCGTCGCGCTTAAGGTCGCCGGCCCGGCCAACGGCGACATGTCGGCGGCGTTCGCCGGTACAGGGGCGGCGTACAGCATCGACGGCGCGGTGCGGCAGCTGATGTCGCCGCCGTTGATGAAGCTGGAGGACGGCGTGGACCCTGAGCTCAGTATCGACCTGGAGGTGCACCGCCGCGTCCTCGCCGGCATCAGCCCCGGTGCCCTGAGCCGCAACAGGCCCGCCTGCCCCGGCGCGTGCCCGGCTCCCGGAGGATCGTACACCAACCGGGGATGCCAGAAGAAGTACCAGTGCCGTGGCTGAATGGAGCAGCAGAGCACTCTGGCCGGCAACCTCCTGCACGCGTGCACGTTCGACCGGCGTAAATTTTCATTTCACATTTATATTTCGTTCCGCTATCTTGGAATAATGTGGCAGTCTTGTTGGAACAATTGTGACGTGATATCGATTGTTCTTGTTCACAGAACCATGGCGTCGATAATTTTGACTTTAGGCCATCTTCAACACACACCCGTCGTGGATACGGATGTAGGAGTCAGCCACCCAACACTACTTACATACATTAAAATACTATTTAAATAAATCAGAAGAATTTCATCAGATACGACAGATTTCATTAAAGTTCTGACATAAACCCTATACCGGGCGACCATCTTGTACGCGTGGCCACACAGCCGTCGCCGTTCGTGTCGTCGTCGTCCCTCCAACGGCGAAAGAGTACCAGAGGGCCGCGGCAGCCTTGTCCGATGGCTATTTGCTGCTCGTGAAGGAGCTACTCAGCCTCCTCCTGGGTAGTGTGGAGGACTGACCCGACCAATGCAAATGACGCTCGCGAAGCTCTGATGACGGGCTTGCCCCTGCCGACATTGGTGAAGGAGTCGCTATGCGCCCATTCCTCGTGGATCCTAGCAAGCTAGCTGTCAAAGGTGGTGGGGACACCGGCGGTCGTCTCTGCTGTCGCGATGAATCGGTCGAGCGCCCACGCGGTGGCGAGGTCTGAGTCATTGTGGACCTGCGTCGAACTTGGTGAACACCGACCGGCGGACGGTGTTGCGCCGGTTGTACCATGACTGCCGCCTCGCTGTGCTCCTCCTCGAAGACAACGTACCGCCGACCCCGCCACCTCTGAGCTAGTGGAGGATGGGGCCCCGCGCCTTCGTTGTCACGGTGGCATCTCCTCCTTGATGGGGCGGCGGTTGTAGCGGGGCGGCGACATGGGCCCATCGATGCGAGCGTACTGGTTGCATGCCGACGGTGACACTGGCTCATCCTTGACGTAGTGTCCGATCCCGACACCATGGTTGCACGGGGCAATGCCGACTCCTTGATGCGGCGCCCAATCAGGCCGTCGCCGCAGTTGCGCGCGCGTGGGTGGGGGGCTCCTCCTTCACCCGCTGGAGAGGGGGCGCCGGCTCCAGCTTCACGCGGTAGCACGGCAGGGACGGTGGCTCCTCCTTGACTCGTGTCAGCGGCAATGGCGGTGTTGGGCCTATCTGACGAAGCAAACGCTCCGTCATGATCTTCATATGACGGACGGATTCTTCATCCGTCAGAGCGGCCTCAACGAGAAGGCGGGGCCGCTAGTGCGACGTCTAGTCTTCCTCATCGCCGAAGGAGATGATGATCTCCTCCTTACTGGAGGAGCCGACCGCCATGGATGCCGATGGGCCCGAAGAGCGAGCATGGTGGCGCCCAAATCCGCCTGATGATGAACCGCCACCGTCACCGCCTCCACCTGCCGGCACGGAGAACCATGACTTCGGCATCTTCGCGGGAGTTGAAGGGGCTCGAATAGGACAAAGTGTGGCCATGCATCGCCGGCGCGTGGCTTAAATAGCCGCTGCCAGTTCTTGCGAAGGGCCGACCAATCGCTTCAATGCGACGCATCTGCCGGAGTTGGTTCGTCAGGAAGCTGCGTCCACAATGAAGCAGTGACTCCTGAGAGGTCGTGTCGGTCAACGCCGCCACCCGTCCGGTCACATCAATCAGCATTATTGTCGGCCATTGCATGCTCTAAACCGGCATGAATGTTGCGCGGGAAGCGGCATGTGCATTGGACAGAAAGCGCGGGGAGTCAGGAAAGGGTTTTCTGGTGGGCCAAATTAGTTAGACGAGAGCGTGGCAGCGAACGGACCTGTGGACTAATACAGACCCGTATTGAACGACAAAACATCGTTCGAACCGCACAATCCGAATGCTTGGGGCCTTTAGATTTCTCAACACAAGTGTACTTATCCTTCACCCGAAAAAAAGGTGTGCGTCCCTATTGCTTGAAAAAAAAAACACTGCAATTGGGCAAAGGAGGTAGTTTTCTTTTGAGGGCTAGCAAAGGAGGTAGTTGAACTGCAGAAGATTGTGTCGGCCAAATCTTGAAATAGGGACGCCCGGCTGCTGCCCCACTCACGTCATGCTTTGTGTGCTGCGGGCATTCACACAACTTTTCCAGCGCATGACAAATTGACGAGCAAGCACTTCTGAGAACCCATCAATcgctttctttttcttttacgtttccttttgttttttcctttttttatttataATTTTCCTTTTTCACTTTTCTGAAtacttttttgaaaacatgaacatttctaGAATTCGTAAATTTGTTTTTGAAATCACAAACAATTTTCCAATTAGCGAATATTTTTTACCAATTCGCCAATATCTTTtcaatttgtgatttttttaatccatgaacttttttacaAATTCACGAACATTCTTCGTAACTCGTGGACCTTTTTTGAAtcgatgatttttttgaaatttgggaACGTTTCTTtaattcgcaaacatttttttgtTTTCATGATTTTTCTGAAATGCATGCTCATTTTCTAAATTCATGAGCATGTTTTGAATCAtcaaaaaaattctgaaaagttaAAGTTTTTTTCGAAATTTGGGAACAATATTTGAAATTTTCGAACTTTTTTGTTTTTGTTAACATTTAAAAGAATTAATAGACATTATTTGAATTGTTTAAATACGCATCATTGttcaaaattttgatttttttgaatatgtgaatattttttcaataatcacaaacattttttgaatgcacGAACATTTTATGAGTTTTCTTTGAAAACCATGAACAGTTTTACTTTCGAATTTTGGATTATTTAATGATTTCTTGAACATTGTTTTCCAAAATTCTCAATTATTTagatttttaaaaaaataaataccAAATTatttaataaaataaaattaaaagaaaaaaagaaaaagaaaaaaacaggggGTGTCCCGCCCTGCGCATTGGGCCGGACAACAAGGCGTTGGGTGGCGCATAGGAGCTCCCGAGCCCAAGTGGACGCGAACGTGTCATTGGGACAAACGAGCTATGAGCTCGAGTTGGGAATTTCCTATTCGCCGCTTATTGCCGCAAGTTGTCGCCCTTTCGCACAGGGCGCAGATcaccctgggccggcccatttgcagtCGTTTCCCTTCTCGCGAGATTAAAAACAGCAAAAACAGATTGCGCTAGGGATCGAACCCTGCACCTTCTGTACATGTACGCACCGCGCTAGCAACCCCGACTGACCCAATCAAGTTGACAAACAATAACGGGCAACCTAGAAAAACAAACAGCAGCGACAAAACTTAAAACCAATTCATGGAATTTTCCAAAAATCTTTTGTTCCTTCTACtggttcttttctttctttggttttttatttcctattcttttcttctctttttttcaaaaaaaaatcgaaattttaaattttgtttgaGTTTCCAAAAGAGttcagtttttgaatttttttctaaaattcaaaaattgttctcattacagataactaatagatttttgcaataagtatatgagttttttatgattaatgttgagtcaacggattatacgcactctcaccctttcaccattgccagactctcttgtgtcgcgcaactttcgtcggtaccatacactcatcattaccttcctcaaaacatccatcatacctacctactatggcatttagccactccgagatatattgccatgcaacttttcaccgttccgtttattatgacacgctccatcattgtcatattgctttgcatgatcatgtagttgacatcgtatttgtggcaaagccaccattcataattttttttcatatatgtcactcatgagtcattgcacatcccggtacactaccggaggcattcatatagagtcatattttgttctagtatcgggtggtaattcttgagttgtaagtaaataaaagtgtgatgatcattattattacagcattgtcccatatgaggaaaagatgatgaagactatgattcctccacaagtcgggatgagactctggacgaaaataaaaaaaaataaaaaaaaggccataaaaaggcacaaataaaaaataaaaaaaataaaaaaataagagaaaaagagggaaggggcaatgctactatccttttaccacacttgtgcttcaaagtagcaccatgatcttcatgatagagagtctcctatgttgtcactttcatatactagtgggaatctttcattatagaacttggtttgtatattccaatgatgggcttcctcaaaatgccctaggtcttcgtgagcaagcaagttagatgcacacccacttagtttttttgagctttcatacacttatagctctagtgcatccgttgcatggcaatccctactcactcacattgatatctattgatgggcatctacatagcccattaatacgcctagttgatgtgagactatcttctcatttttgtcttctggacaaccatcattctattccacctatagtgatatgtccatggctcacgctcatgtattgcatgaagattgaaaaagtttgagaacatcaaaagtatgaaacaattgcttggcttgtcatcggggttgtgcatgatttaaatattttgtgtgatgaagatagatcatagccagactatatgattttataggaatagctttctttggccatgttattttgagaagacatgattgctttgttagtatgcttgaagtattattatttttatgtcaatattaaacttttatcttgaatcttatggatctaaatattcttgccacaataaagaagattacatgataaatatgttaggtagcattccacataaaaaaattgtttttatcatttacctactcgaggacgagcaggaattaagcttggggatgctgatacgtctccaacgtatctataatttttgattgttccatgctattatattatcagttttggatgtttatgggctttattatacacttttatattacttttgggactaacctactaaccggaggcccagcccaaattgttgttttcttacctacttcagtgtttcgaaaaaaaggaatatcaaacggagtccaaacggaatgaaacctttaagagagttatttttggaatggaatcaattcaggagacttggagtagacgttagtgaagcttcgaggaagccacgaggcagggaggcgcgccctaccccctgggcgcgcccccaccctcgtgggcccctcgtggctcccctaaccgacttctttcgcctatatatgttcatataccctaaaaacaatagagagtagaatagatcgggagttccgccaccagaagcctccgtagccaccgaaaaccaatctagacccgttctagcaccctgccggagggggtaatccctctccggtggccatcttcatcatcccggtgctctccatgatgaggagggagtagtccaccctcggggatgagggtatgtaccagtagctatgtgtttgatctctccttctctctctctctctctctcgtgttcttgagtcgacacgatcttgatgtatcgcgagttttgctattatatttggatcttatgatgtttctccccctctactctcttgtgatgaattgagttttccctttgaagttatcttatcagattgagtcttcaaggatttgagaacacttgatgtatgtcttgcgtgtgcttatctatggtgacaatgggatatcacgtgatccacttgatgtatgttatggtgatcaacttgcgggttccgctcgtgaaattatgcatacgggttggcacacgttttcgtcttgactctccagtagaaactttggggcactctttgaagttctctgtgttggttagatgaatctaagattgtgtgatgcatatcgtataatcatacccatggccacggatacttgaggtgacattggagtatctaggtgacattagggttttggttgatttgtgtcttaaggtgttattctagtacgaactctatgatagatcgattcgaaagaataactttgaggtggtttcgtaccctacaataatctctttgttt
The window above is part of the Triticum aestivum cultivar Chinese Spring chromosome 2A, IWGSC CS RefSeq v2.1, whole genome shotgun sequence genome. Proteins encoded here:
- the LOC123185408 gene encoding uncharacterized protein, producing the protein MGRCLSFLLLLGVALKVAGPANGDMSAAFAGTGAAYSIDGAVRQLMSPPLMKLEDGVDPELSIDLEVHRRVLAGISPGALSRNRPACPGACPAPGGSYTNRGCQKKYQCRG